AAATGCGCCATGGCTTGTACCTATAGCAATTGCCAAAGAGTCAACACCTGTACGAGTTACAAATTCTTCAACTTGAGAAGGATCAGTATAAGCTGAATCTTTTTCACTTACGTTGATATCATCTTCAATACCTGCAAGTCTTCCAAGTTCTGCTTCAACAGTAACATTTCTTGCATGAGCGTATTCAACTACTTTTTTAGTTACCTTTATGTTTTCTTCAAAAGAATGATGAGAAGCATCAATCATAACAGATGTAAATCCATCATTGATTGCAGAAACACACAACTCATAGCTGTCACCATGGTCAAGATGAAGAGCAATGGGCAAACCGCTTTCTTTTACAGCGCAGTCAACCAAAGCCTTAAGATAAAGAGGATTAGCATATTTTCTTGCGCCACTTGAAACTTGTAAAATAAGGGGGGCTTTTTCTTCCATTGCAGCAGCAACAACACCTTGAATTATTTCCATGTTGTTAACATTAAAAGCACCTACGGCGTATCCGCCCTTGTAGGCATTTAATAACATTTCCTTAGTATTTACTAATGGCATTTATAACTCCCAGTAATTTATTTCGTTGACAATTATACACCAATAACTCTTTTTTGACTAGCATTTTTAATATACGCTAATTATTTTGTTTATATTTTATCCTAAAAAAATATTTCAAAATTTTAGTAAAATATTTTACTTTAAAATTAATTTACTTTAATAATTAGTAGTTATATAATATCTCAAAATCTAACTATTTTTATAACTTAAAGTTTGGTTTACGAAAAATCATGAAAAAATATGAAATTGATATGTGCAACGGCAGTATTTTTCCTAAAATACTGGCGTTTTCTTTACCATTGATGCTGACAGGCATTTTGCAACTCTTATTTAATGCTGCCGATATAATTGTTATCGGAAAATTTGCAGGGGAAGATTCTTTGGCAGCGATAGGCTCTACTACCACCATTGTAAACTTTTTTGTTAATATTTTTATGGGATTATCTGTTGGAACTAATGTCGTGGTTTCAACAGCTTTTGGAGCTAAAGATTATAAAAAAATTCATAAAACAGTGCAGACTTCAATTATTATAAGCCTTATATTGGGCATTACAGTAGGGATTCTGGGCTTTATTTTTTCTACTCCAATTTTGCATTTATTAAAAACTCCAAACAATATTATAAAAAAAGCATCAACTTATTTAAAGATTTATTTTTTGGGGTTGCCCGCTCTAATGGTCTATAACTATACAGCATCTATTTTGCGTGCGTTTGGAGATACCAAAAGGCCGTTATACTACTTGTTTTTAGGCGGTTTAATTAACGTAGCTTTAAATCTATTTCTTACAATCAATCTAAAAATGGATGTTGCAGGTGTAGCAATAGCTACCGTTGTTTCAGAAACGTTTTCTATGATTTTAATTCTTATTTGTATCATGAGAACAAACGAATGCTACAAATATGATATAAAAGAATTTAAAATTTATATAAAAGAACTCTTTGATATGATAAGAATAGGGCTTCCGGCCGCTGTTAACAGCTCATTGTTTTCTATTTCTAATATGATAATTCAATCAGGAGTTAACTCTTTTGGTTCGGTTGTTGTTGCTGGAAACTCAGTTTCTGGAAGTGTTGAAGGATTTGTTTATACATCAATGGATTCGGTTTCTCAGGCGACAATGTCTTTTACCGGTCAAAATTATGGTGCAAAAAAATATGACCGTCTTAACAAAATTTTGTATGATTCAATTATAGCTGTTACTGTAATAGGATTATTAATGGGCTTTGTTTGTCTTGGATTTAGTGATTATTTGTTTAGAATATATACTGATTCTCCTGCTGTAATGGAAGCAGCCAGGGTACGTGCATGGGTGATAATGCCTACATATTTTATGTGCGGAATAATGAACGTATTTATTGGAGCAATAAGGGGACACGGCTATACAATCATTCCTACGTTGATATCTGCTGTGGGAATATTGGTTACACGCGCAGTTTGGATCTTTACAGCATTTAGAAAATTTCATTTAATAAAAATTCTATATATATCTTGGCCGATATCTTATATTATTGTAATAATTGCATTTACAATAAACTATATTATAGTTCACAATATTGTAATAAGAAAAAGTAAAACGCAAAATATTACAGAATTATCCAATATACAAAGTAATTCTACTAATAAAAAGATTGACAAAGTGATTTTGGATAATGTTAATTTGTTTGGCAAATAATAGCAATTAGTGTATAATGTTAATGAATTCACGAACGGAGATGAAAATATGACTGATCCTAGATTATCAAAATTAGCATATAATTTGGTCAATTATTCTTGCAAATTACAAAAAGGCGAGAAGATATTCATCGAAGCATATGATCTTGATTATATGCTTGTTAACGAAATTATCAAAGAAGTTTACAAAGTAGGTGGTTTTCCTTTTGTAAGCTTGTATGATACAAGAGTTAGACGCGAACTTCTCTTAGGTACAAGCAAAGAACATATGATTTTGAATGCAAAATATGCTAGCAATCTTATGTCCGATATGGATGCGTATATTGGAATAAGAGGTGCCAACAATACCTTTGAATTATCCGATGTTCCCCCTGAAAAAATGGGCATAGAATCAACTTATTATGCTTTCCCTGTACATCATGAAATCAGAGTTGCCAAGACAAAATGGGTTATTTTGAGATATCCTAATCCTTCAATGGCACAAGCATCTTCTATGAGTACAGATGAATTTGAAGATTTGTATTTCAAAGTATGCAACTTAGATTATTCAAAAATGGATAGAGCTATGGATAATCTAAAGGCATATATGGAAAAAACTGATACTGTTAGATTAGTTACACCTACTACTGATATTTCTTTCTCAATAAAGGGAATTCCTGCTATAAAATGCTCAGGAGATCGTAATATTCCTGACGGTGAAATTTATACTGCACCTATAAAAGACAGTGTAAACGGTGTAATTCAATATAACGCACCTTCAATGCATCAGGGATTGAAGCATGAAAATGTAAGATTTGTTGTTAAAAATGGTAAGATAGTAGAAGCTACTTCAAACCATACTGAAGCTCTTAATAAAGTATTGGATACTGATGAAGGCGCAAGATATTTTGGTGAATTTTCATTTGGTATCAATCCTTATATCACAAAGCCTATGGGAGACATTTTGTTTGACGAAAAGATTTCCGGCTCAATTCACTTTACTC
The sequence above is drawn from the Clostridia bacterium genome and encodes:
- the fba gene encoding class II fructose-1,6-bisphosphate aldolase produces the protein MPLVNTKEMLLNAYKGGYAVGAFNVNNMEIIQGVVAAAMEEKAPLILQVSSGARKYANPLYLKALVDCAVKESGLPIALHLDHGDSYELCVSAINDGFTSVMIDASHHSFEENIKVTKKVVEYAHARNVTVEAELGRLAGIEDDINVSEKDSAYTDPSQVEEFVTRTGVDSLAIAIGTSHGAFKFKGEPKLRFDILEEVSRRLPEFPIVLHGASSVLPEYVDIIQKNGGSMEGARGIPEEMLRKAASMAVCKINIDSDLRMAFTAAIRKHFNDNPSHFDPRQYLSPAREAIKQLVKHKIISVLGCNNKVQI
- a CDS encoding aminopeptidase, with translation MTDPRLSKLAYNLVNYSCKLQKGEKIFIEAYDLDYMLVNEIIKEVYKVGGFPFVSLYDTRVRRELLLGTSKEHMILNAKYASNLMSDMDAYIGIRGANNTFELSDVPPEKMGIESTYYAFPVHHEIRVAKTKWVILRYPNPSMAQASSMSTDEFEDLYFKVCNLDYSKMDRAMDNLKAYMEKTDTVRLVTPTTDISFSIKGIPAIKCSGDRNIPDGEIYTAPIKDSVNGVIQYNAPSMHQGLKHENVRFVVKNGKIVEATSNHTEALNKVLDTDEGARYFGEFSFGINPYITKPMGDILFDEKISGSIHFTPGAAYDEAFNGNKSAVHWDLVLIMTPEYGGGEIYMDGKLVRKDGRFVIKELECLNPENLK
- a CDS encoding MATE family efflux transporter; its protein translation is MKKYEIDMCNGSIFPKILAFSLPLMLTGILQLLFNAADIIVIGKFAGEDSLAAIGSTTTIVNFFVNIFMGLSVGTNVVVSTAFGAKDYKKIHKTVQTSIIISLILGITVGILGFIFSTPILHLLKTPNNIIKKASTYLKIYFLGLPALMVYNYTASILRAFGDTKRPLYYLFLGGLINVALNLFLTINLKMDVAGVAIATVVSETFSMILILICIMRTNECYKYDIKEFKIYIKELFDMIRIGLPAAVNSSLFSISNMIIQSGVNSFGSVVVAGNSVSGSVEGFVYTSMDSVSQATMSFTGQNYGAKKYDRLNKILYDSIIAVTVIGLLMGFVCLGFSDYLFRIYTDSPAVMEAARVRAWVIMPTYFMCGIMNVFIGAIRGHGYTIIPTLISAVGILVTRAVWIFTAFRKFHLIKILYISWPISYIIVIIAFTINYIIVHNIVIRKSKTQNITELSNIQSNSTNKKIDKVILDNVNLFGK